A window from Leptospira meyeri encodes these proteins:
- a CDS encoding ATP-binding protein has protein sequence MYRFLFCLCFLPLTVWAEGNPGLWHLGTNPQTKQSELSPEDYHHHFYFGFTKEDHYYQIQIEENTPQYFHFENGMISELDVWFSREGQLVSELQTGLLRKKNPDVLFTGGFVLPAKEKGTYLFRVHSDDPHRINFRIRSDSNLLQYTKSISLWQGFHLGLCILVCLLSATQFVLLREKVYLLLTFATLSILFTNTLRSGLLYEYGVSNYEWFYRYIPGLISLTPFGLVIFLREFLQTKEKYPNADKYFVSYAIFMLASMLIVFIDLQYYFRFIYSNSLMLTSLTFGYAIYSLIKKKENANVLFYAFFVRQVSTSLLIFTNLGLLPSYPFLSSANEIGAALQMTIFTIAISKFQIQTRIKKEETVTKENAELETIVWERTKEIQKQKEELEKALLQISHAESKLVFSEKMSELGKLVAGVAHEINNPLSAIKASIETLIESKNNEIKNLGTKENIYSSLTPEEIKTMKQLLSFQSDFGLVASYTERKDKKANLKQTFKDNGLEFEDATLERFLDVGITKLYDEEINLLKTGEEKLSNLLLEEKNFKLHLSIIQIAVDRSSKIILALKNFSRVTKTEERRIFTLLDNIETVITIYQYRMRGKVSLKKTFITDATILGWPEDLIRVWTNLILNGLEAMDQKGNLMITTEQKGNKVEVKVIDNGPGIPLEIQNKIFDPFFTTKNHGEGTGMGLGITKSIVEKHKGNIYIESEPGRTCFSVLLPVIEFIDPNEPFVEET, from the coding sequence TTGTATCGATTTCTTTTTTGCCTTTGTTTCCTTCCACTCACAGTTTGGGCGGAGGGAAATCCAGGGCTTTGGCATTTAGGAACCAACCCACAGACAAAACAATCCGAACTTTCTCCCGAAGACTATCACCATCACTTTTATTTCGGTTTTACGAAAGAAGATCACTATTACCAAATCCAAATTGAAGAGAATACTCCGCAGTATTTTCATTTTGAAAATGGAATGATCTCCGAACTAGATGTCTGGTTCTCTCGAGAAGGTCAGTTGGTTTCAGAATTACAAACGGGGTTGCTACGAAAAAAAAATCCAGATGTCCTATTTACTGGCGGATTTGTATTACCGGCAAAAGAAAAAGGAACTTATCTGTTTCGAGTCCATTCTGACGATCCCCATCGAATCAATTTTCGAATTCGAAGTGATTCCAACTTATTACAATATACCAAATCAATTTCCTTATGGCAGGGCTTTCATTTAGGGCTTTGTATTTTAGTTTGTCTTTTATCTGCGACACAATTTGTGTTGTTAAGAGAAAAAGTATATTTGTTACTTACGTTTGCTACACTTTCTATTCTTTTTACCAACACATTAAGATCCGGACTTTTATATGAATATGGTGTCAGCAACTATGAATGGTTTTATCGCTACATACCAGGCCTCATTTCACTTACGCCATTTGGGCTCGTCATTTTTTTAAGAGAGTTTTTGCAAACTAAAGAAAAATATCCAAATGCGGATAAATATTTTGTGTCCTATGCCATCTTTATGTTGGCTTCAATGTTGATTGTTTTTATAGACTTACAATATTATTTCCGATTCATTTATTCAAATAGCCTAATGTTAACCTCCTTAACCTTTGGCTATGCAATCTATAGTTTAATCAAAAAGAAAGAAAACGCAAATGTATTGTTTTACGCATTTTTTGTTAGACAAGTAAGCACAAGTCTCCTTATTTTTACAAACTTAGGTCTACTACCTTCTTATCCCTTTTTAAGTTCTGCCAATGAAATTGGAGCAGCACTCCAAATGACGATCTTTACCATCGCAATTTCAAAGTTCCAAATTCAAACTCGCATAAAAAAAGAAGAAACCGTAACCAAAGAAAATGCAGAACTTGAAACAATCGTATGGGAACGCACCAAAGAAATTCAAAAACAAAAAGAAGAACTCGAGAAGGCCTTACTACAAATCAGCCATGCAGAGAGTAAACTTGTCTTTTCTGAGAAAATGTCTGAATTGGGAAAACTTGTCGCCGGGGTTGCTCATGAAATCAACAACCCTTTAAGTGCAATCAAGGCATCCATCGAAACTTTGATAGAATCAAAAAACAATGAAATTAAAAATTTAGGTACAAAAGAAAATATCTATTCATCGCTCACACCAGAAGAAATTAAAACAATGAAACAACTGTTGAGTTTCCAATCCGATTTTGGACTAGTTGCAAGTTATACGGAAAGAAAAGACAAAAAAGCAAACCTTAAACAAACATTCAAAGACAATGGTTTGGAATTTGAAGATGCAACACTAGAAAGATTTTTAGATGTAGGCATAACAAAGTTATACGATGAAGAAATAAATTTACTAAAAACTGGAGAAGAAAAACTCTCCAATCTTCTTTTGGAAGAAAAAAACTTTAAACTCCATTTATCAATTATTCAAATTGCAGTTGATCGATCTTCCAAAATCATTTTAGCGCTCAAAAACTTTTCTCGAGTCACAAAAACCGAGGAAAGAAGGATCTTTACCTTATTAGATAACATAGAAACAGTGATTACAATTTACCAATACAGAATGCGTGGCAAGGTTTCTCTAAAAAAAACTTTTATCACTGATGCAACCATTCTTGGTTGGCCAGAAGATTTAATTCGAGTATGGACTAATTTAATTTTAAATGGATTAGAAGCCATGGATCAAAAAGGAAACCTAATGATCACTACCGAACAAAAGGGAAACAAGGTGGAAGTAAAGGTAATTGATAATGGCCCGGGGATTCCACTGGAGATTCAAAACAAAATTTTTGATCCATTCTTTACTACGAAAAATCATGGTGAAGGAACGGGAATGGGACTTGGAATCACAAAGTCAATTGTTGAGAAACATAAAGGAAATATTTATATTGAATCAGAACCAGGAAGAACTTGTTTTTCAGTTTTATTGCCAGTCATTGAATTCATTGATCCTAACGAACCATTTGTAGAGGAAACTTAA
- a CDS encoding polyprenyl synthetase family protein has product MKSNLSIQSVLAKFDKNLDGIIKEDIPVLKKIKKHVISSGGKRIRPFSHYLFCQFLNVKDTSWLDVGSVAELIHAASLLHDDVVDNAPIRRGKPTIGTLFGNKTAILAGDYLLACGISRLNSLGNPELMEIFSQVLKDLSVSELLQMEWEKNPKINLKVYDSIIYGKTASLFGVCTESAAILANKSKKERALIRDFGVRLGKLFQKKDDCLDYFVESSASGKEFLKDFKNGLYTYPVLVLRENLSFLEKKKLESVFKKEERSVTDETYILDLMESKKVSEKLHKELGAEKKYLLGFLNQFPASAERQLFVEQLDRLT; this is encoded by the coding sequence ATGAAGTCAAATCTTAGTATCCAATCTGTTTTAGCTAAGTTTGATAAAAATTTAGATGGAATCATCAAAGAAGATATTCCAGTTCTTAAAAAAATCAAAAAACATGTTATTTCGTCTGGTGGAAAACGAATTCGACCTTTTTCGCATTATCTTTTCTGCCAATTTCTAAATGTTAAAGATACAAGTTGGCTTGATGTTGGTAGTGTGGCCGAACTCATTCACGCAGCTAGTTTACTTCATGATGATGTTGTAGACAATGCCCCTATCCGGCGTGGGAAACCAACCATAGGCACCTTGTTTGGAAATAAAACCGCAATTCTTGCCGGTGACTATCTGTTAGCTTGTGGAATTAGCCGACTGAATTCGCTCGGGAATCCTGAACTAATGGAAATTTTTTCGCAAGTTTTGAAAGATCTTTCTGTAAGTGAACTTTTGCAAATGGAATGGGAAAAAAATCCCAAAATAAATCTGAAAGTTTATGATTCCATTATATATGGAAAAACTGCTTCGCTTTTTGGCGTATGCACTGAATCCGCAGCCATCCTTGCAAATAAATCCAAAAAGGAAAGGGCACTTATTCGTGATTTCGGTGTTAGGTTAGGAAAACTTTTCCAAAAGAAAGATGATTGTTTGGATTATTTTGTTGAATCTAGTGCGAGTGGTAAGGAATTTTTAAAAGATTTTAAAAATGGACTATATACTTATCCGGTTCTTGTTCTGAGAGAAAATTTAAGTTTTTTAGAAAAGAAAAAGTTGGAATCTGTATTTAAAAAAGAAGAAAGATCTGTTACTGATGAAACCTATATTCTTGATCTCATGGAATCAAAAAAGGTTTCCGAAAAACTTCATAAAGAATTGGGTGCAGAAAAAAAATACCTACTTGGTTTTTTAAACCAATTTCCTGCTAGTGCTGAACGTCAGTTATTTGTAGAGCAGTTGGATCGACTTACTTAA
- a CDS encoding transglutaminase-like domain-containing protein — protein MGQISFPDFYPDDITRLLYDWEIAPPEKKRFLLKLIASRVPWQIQIESALEEVKDPYLRVQARSLKSEITRHRLRHSFFKLTLRGNTNHYKDLEEMCVQLSSIGFPDQNYAEIKQELDRIALRVSELYDDHSGYLTDELKVQILCQVLFQEEGFVGNIQNYNDPGNSYLFQVIKSRLGIPISLSVVYLLVGQRLGLPLYGTNLPLHFLLQYESEGYFTYIDPFHGGVLLDKFTCEKFLEANGYSNSPKYFTKASTLSMIKRMCRNLIHIYRDNQTKEMENTIKDHLQILESRSTHVE, from the coding sequence ATGGGACAAATTTCTTTTCCTGATTTTTATCCAGACGATATTACTCGTTTATTATATGATTGGGAAATTGCTCCTCCTGAAAAAAAACGTTTTCTATTAAAACTCATCGCTTCTCGTGTCCCTTGGCAGATTCAAATAGAATCTGCTTTAGAAGAAGTAAAAGATCCTTATCTTCGAGTACAAGCTCGTAGTTTAAAATCTGAAATCACTCGCCATAGACTTCGCCATTCTTTCTTTAAACTCACGTTACGTGGGAATACAAATCATTACAAAGATTTAGAAGAGATGTGTGTCCAACTTTCTAGTATTGGTTTTCCTGACCAAAATTATGCAGAGATCAAACAAGAATTGGATCGTATTGCACTTCGAGTGTCTGAGTTATATGATGATCATTCGGGATATTTGACGGATGAGTTAAAAGTACAAATTCTTTGCCAAGTTTTATTCCAAGAAGAAGGATTTGTTGGAAATATACAAAATTACAATGATCCTGGAAATTCTTATTTATTTCAAGTGATCAAAAGTAGGTTGGGAATCCCAATTTCTCTTTCCGTAGTATATTTGTTAGTTGGTCAAAGATTGGGGCTTCCTCTTTACGGAACCAATTTGCCACTCCATTTTCTTTTACAATATGAATCGGAAGGGTATTTTACTTACATTGATCCATTTCATGGCGGAGTTTTGTTGGATAAATTCACTTGTGAAAAGTTTTTAGAGGCAAATGGGTATTCCAATTCGCCTAAATACTTCACAAAAGCATCCACCCTTTCTATGATCAAACGTATGTGCAGAAATTTAATCCATATCTATCGGGACAACCAAACCAAAGAAATGGAAAATACCATCAAAGATCATCTTCAGATTTTAGAAAGTCGATCCACACATGTGGAATAA
- a CDS encoding transketolase yields the protein MEKIEVAKKFAKDIRIQVIKMVTAANSGHPGGPLGLADIYAALYTSILNHDPKNPEWAERDRLILSNGHVCAVRYASMGLSGYFPVEDLLTFRNINSYLQGHPSTRYMKGIESSSGSLGQGLSVSVGLALGAKLKKETYKIYTCISDGECGEGMTWEAAQSAVHFKTDNLIAFMDRNYIQIDGNTEEVMKLEPLDKKFEMFGWNVINADGHNMEEIFAAFAKAKQYTGGPTLIVFRTILGKGVSYMENNPKWHGTPPNKEQEAQALAELV from the coding sequence ATGGAAAAAATTGAAGTCGCTAAGAAATTTGCAAAAGATATCCGAATCCAAGTCATCAAAATGGTTACGGCTGCCAACTCTGGTCACCCAGGTGGTCCACTTGGTCTTGCTGATATCTATGCGGCACTCTATACTTCTATTTTAAATCATGATCCAAAAAATCCTGAATGGGCAGAAAGGGACCGCCTCATTCTTTCTAATGGTCACGTTTGTGCCGTTCGTTATGCATCTATGGGACTTTCTGGCTATTTTCCTGTAGAAGATTTACTTACATTTCGTAATATCAATTCTTATCTTCAAGGTCACCCTTCCACTCGTTATATGAAAGGAATCGAATCTAGTTCGGGTTCACTCGGACAAGGTCTTTCTGTTTCTGTAGGTTTAGCTCTTGGTGCAAAATTAAAAAAAGAGACATATAAAATTTATACATGCATCTCTGATGGTGAATGTGGTGAAGGAATGACTTGGGAAGCAGCTCAATCTGCTGTTCATTTCAAAACAGACAACCTCATTGCTTTTATGGATCGTAACTACATTCAAATTGATGGTAATACAGAAGAAGTAATGAAGTTAGAGCCATTAGATAAGAAGTTCGAGATGTTCGGTTGGAATGTAATCAATGCAGACGGACATAATATGGAAGAAATTTTTGCTGCATTTGCAAAAGCAAAACAATATACTGGTGGACCAACCCTCATCGTCTTTAGAACAATTTTAGGAAAAGGTGTTTCTTATATGGAAAACAATCCTAAATGGCATGGAACTCCTCCAAACAAAGAACAAGAAGCGCAAGCTCTTGCAGAATTAGTATAA